GGCAGGGCGGCTACGCGAAGGAGCTCGCCGAGGACCAGCAGCGACGCGTGACCGAGGCGGTGGCGAAGCACCTCGTCTCCCAGGACCTCGTCGTCACCACCGCCCAGATCCCCGGCCGGCCGGCGCCGCGGCTCATCTCGGCCGAGATGGTGCGCGCGATGAAGCCGGGCGCGGTCATCGTGGACCTCGCCGCCGAGAGCGGCGGGAACTGCGAGCTGACGCGGGCCGGCGAGGCGGTGGACGTCGGTGGGGTGCTCGTGCTCGGGCCGGTGAACGTGCCCTCCACGCTCGCCTTCCACGCCAGCCAGACCTACAGCAGGAACCTCCAGGCGCTGCTCGGGCACCTCCTCGACAAGGAGGGGAAGCCGAAGCTCGACCTCCAGGACGAGATCACGGGGGCGATGGTGGTGACGCACGCCGGGGAGATCCGGAAGAAGTGAGCGCGCGGCGCGCCGCCTCCAGGGAGAAGCGATGCACGGAACGTCACTGATCGAGCTCTACGTCTTCGTCCTGGCCGGCTTCGTCGGGTTCCAGGTCATCACCAAGGTCCCGGCGCTGCTGCACACGCCGCTCATGAGCGCCACCAACGCCATCAGCGCCATCTCGCTCGTCGGCTCGCTGGTGGCGGCCGGCTCGGACCAGAACCGAGTCGCCACCTGGCTCGGCTTCGTCGCGGTGACCGCCGCCACCATCAACGTGGTGGGCGGGTTCCTCATCACCGACCGCATGCTGAAGATGTTCCGCCACGCGGAGAAGCCGAAGGCGAAGGAGGTGAAGGCGTGAGCGCCTCCTACCTCTTCACGCAGGCGAGCTACCTCGCCGCGTCGGTCCTCTTCATCCTCGGCCTGCGCAGCCTCACCAAGCCTGACAGCGCCCGGCGCGGCATGCAGCAGGCGGCGCTGGGGATGGCGCTCGCCATCGTCGGCACGCTCACCAAGCACGAGATCGTCGACTACAGGTACATCGTCGCCGGCCTCGCCCTGGGCAGCGCCATCGGGTACCCGCTCGGCATGTTCGTGCCGATGACGGCCATGCCGCAGCGGATCGCCATCTCGCACATGTTCGGCGCGCTGGCGGCCACGCTGGTCGGCATCGCCGAGTTCTACACGCTGGGCAACGGCGCCCAGGTGCCGCACGCCACCATGGCGGCGCTTGGCTTCGAGGTGCTGTTCGGCTCGCTCACCATCACCGGCAGCTTCATGGCCTTCGGGAAGCTGCAGGAGTTCCTGCCCGGCGTCCCGGTCACCTTCAAGGGCCAGAACGCGGTGAACGGCCTCGTCTTCCTGGGGACGGTGGGCCTCTTCGC
This Anaeromyxobacter diazotrophicus DNA region includes the following protein-coding sequences:
- a CDS encoding NAD(P) transhydrogenase subunit alpha, whose amino-acid sequence is MHGTSLIELYVFVLAGFVGFQVITKVPALLHTPLMSATNAISAISLVGSLVAAGSDQNRVATWLGFVAVTAATINVVGGFLITDRMLKMFRHAEKPKAKEVKA